The sequence below is a genomic window from Massilia oculi.
CAATCTCGGCGGCCTGATGGGTAACTTCTTCTTCGGCATCCTGCTCGGCACCACCGGTACGGTCGGCTTCCTGCTCGGCCTGCCGATCGACATCCGCCACATCACCTTCTCGGCCGCCAACTTCGCCACTGCAATGGTCGCCCTGGACTACGGCATGACCTGGGCCCAGATCGCCAACGCCACCGCCGGCGTCCTGATGATCGGCACCGTCAACCTCCTGGTGAGCTTCGGCCTGGCGCTGTGGGTGGCGCTGCGCGCGCGCAAGATCGTCTTCAAGCGCTGGATCCTGCTGGTACAGGCGCTGGGCCGGCGCTTCGCCTATTCGCCGGTCGAATTCTTCCTGGGCCCGCGGCATCGCCAGTTGCCGCCGCCCGATACCGTGTCCTCGAGGGGAATAAAATGAACAAGAAGCGCTTCGCCGCCTGGTGTGGCTTCATCGGTTTCGTCTGCGTGGTCGCCTCATGCAAGGCCCTGCCCGACCGCAGCACCATCGCCGGAGCGCCAGACAAGGCCGTGCCCACCGTGGCCACGCCGCGCGGCGAGCTCAAGGACGGACAGGCGGCGGCGCTGCTCAAGCGGCGCTGGGCGCGCGCCTCGCCCGACCTCAAGCAGCTGGCGGTGCTCGAAGAGCAGGCGACCGGCGTGCCGCTGATCGCCGGCAACCAGGTCTCGCTGCTGTTCGACGGCCCGGCCACGATGCGCGCCATGATGGAGGCGGCGAAGAACGCGAAGACCTCGATCAACCTCGAAACCTATATCTTCGACCATGACGAGATCGGCACCCAGTTCGCCGAGATCCTGATGCAGAAGCGCCGCGACGGCGTGACCGTCAACATCATCGTCGACGGCGTCGGCACCCTGGCCACGCCGAAGGAATTCTTCGAACGCCTGCAACAGGCCGGCATCAACGTGCTGGTGTTCAACCCGGTGAACCCGACCAAGCGGCCCGGCAAATGGGCGCTGAACAACCGCGACCACCGCAAGATCATGATCGTCGACGGCAAGGTCGCCTTCACCGGCGGCATCAATATCAGCAGCACCTATGCCAACAGCTCGCTGTTCCGCTCGAACAAGCGCGCCGGCAGGGTCAACGAAGAAGACGTCGGCTGGCGCGACACCCACATCAAGATCGAGGGTCCGGCCGTCGGCGCCCTGCAATGGGCATTCATCGACAACTGGGTGCACCAGGACGCGGGCGAGCTGCCCGAGATCGAGTACTTCCCCAAGCTCGCCCCGGTGGGCGAGAAAGTGGTGCGGGTGCTGGCGACATCGCCCGACCGCGACTCGGAGATCTATAAATCGCTGGTGCTGGCCATCGGCGAAGCGAAGAAGTCGATCCACATGACCGCCGCCTATTTCGTGCCGGACCGGCAGATCGTCGACAGCCTGGTCGCGGCGGCGAAGCGCGGGGTCGACGTGCAGCTGGTGCTGCCGGGCGTGTCTGACCACGACTTCATCAAGTATGCGGGCGAATCGTTCTACCAGGAGCTGCTGGAAGGCGGCGTGCGCATCTTCCAGCTGCAGGTGGCGGTATTGCACGCCAAGACCACGGTGATCGACGGCATGTGGTCGTCGATCGGCTCGGCCAATATCGACCGCCGCAGCTTCATCCACAACTACGAGGTCAATGTGGTGGTGCTCGATCCGCACTTCGGGCGCGATATGGAAGCGGCGTTCAGGGAAGACCTGCGGCACTCCAAAGAAATCAAGCTTGCCGACTGGAAGCGGCGGCCGTGGAGCGATCGGCTGCGCGAGATGATGTCGCGCCTGACCGAGTATTGGATCTGAAATGCGGGATCTGAAATGCGGGATCTGAACTGCGGGATCTGAACTGCGGAATCTGAAATGCGGGAGCTGAAATACCGCGGCCGGTTCAGAGACCGGCCGCCAGCATCCCGTCGCTGTGCGGCGACCAGATGCTCCCGGCCCGCACGAACTTCTCGGTCGTGACAAGCGCAAACCTGCCGCCCACCGCGTCCCAGCCATAGCGGTCGATCTCGACCCGCTGCGGCTCGACCCGCACCACATTGAACGAATTGACTTCGCCGCGCCCGCGGGTGGAGGTGGCGGTGCCGGCCTGGACCACGAGCGCCGCGTACTCCGCGATCTGGTAGCGCGCCGCCGTGCTGCCCGCGTGGCTGGCATGCATGTGGCCGGCCATCAGGATGTCGACGCTGGTTTCGGCGAACACCTCCATCGCCATCGGCGCGCGCACCACGAGGTCGCGCTTTTCGAAGTGTTCCGGCAAATCGAAGGGGTGATGGGTGACGACGATGCGCGTGACCTCCGGCCCCAGGCCGGCCAGGCGCTCGCGCAGCCCCGCCACCTGCTCGTGGCTGATGCGGCCGTCCTTGATGGTCAGCGAACGCGCGGTGTTGACGCCCACCACGGCGATCTCGTCGTCGATGAACGCGGGCTCGAGCTCGTCGGTGATGTAGCGCTTGTAGCGCGCCAGGGGGCGCATGAAGCGACGGAACACGTTGTACAGCGAGATGTCGTGGTTGCCGGGCACGATGATCTGCGGGCCGGGCAGCGAATCGAGGAAGGCGCGCGCTTCTTCGAATTCCTCGACCTTGGCGCGCTGGGTCAGGTCGCCCGAGATCACGACCACGTCGGCCGCGATGCGCTCGACCAGCTCCCGCAGGGGGCCGAGCAGCGCCTGGTCGACGCGGCCGAAATGCAGGTCCGACAGGTGAACGAGGGTGCGCATCGGGGTCTCCTTGGTGTCTGTTATATCTCTTGCGGCGGCGCCCCGCCCTGCTCGCCGCGTTCGCGCGCGGCGCGGGCATGGCGCCGGTTCAGGGTGGCGGCGCCGCCGATGCAGATCGCCAGCCAGCCGCAGCCCTCGGCCAGCGCGGCCAGGATATCGGTCAGGTAGTGGGCGCCGAGGTACATGCGCGAGAACGCGACCAGGCCGATCATCAGCGCCGCCAGCACGAAAGGCAGCAGGCGCCCGATCCAGGACCTGGCATGACGCGCGAAGTAGCAGGCCAGTACGCCGTACAGCACGGTGGCGGCCATCGTGTGCCCGCTCGGGAAACTATAGGTGGTGAGGGTGAGGATCGGCTCCTCGAAATGGGGACGCGCGCGCTCGAAGGTATGCTTGAGCGCCACATTGAGCAGCATCCCGCCCGGCACGCTGGAGACCAGCGCCACGACCCAGTAGCGATGCCCGCGCCGGTACAGCCAGATGCCGACGCCGAAGGCGATCGCGAGCACGCCGGGCGTACTGTGCACATGGGTCAGCACCAGCAGCGCATCGCGCAACAGGCCGCCCTGGCTCGCGTGCGCGTGCAGCCACTCGGCCACCACCACGTCGAGCCGGGTGATCGGAGCGCCGGCATTGAGCGCGCCGGCCAGGTGGGCGAAGCCTGCCATCGCCAGCAGCAGGAAGGCGATGCCGACAGTGAGATGGAGGCCATACTCGCCTTCGGGCGAGAAGCGGGCGGCGGCAAAACGGTGAAGGCGGGGCACGATATTGCTCATGACATTGATTATGACTGACTTGGCGAAAAAACCACACACGCAAAAATTTACTGTATATCCGAACAGTAGCTGTGGATTTGTACAGTAGTTGTGTTATTCTTTCCTCACTGCACAACCACTTCGATACAAGGAAACGAACATGACCACTCTGAACAGCTCCTTCGGCCTGGAACACGCACCCGTACCTTTCCTGGCGCGCATCGGCCGCCGCGAAATCATCATCACCCGCGATTTCCGCAAGCGCTTCTATGCGGTCAATCCAGTCATCGAGTGCGATACCGGTGTCGAGGCCGGCCACGTCGAGATCCTGCTGTTCCGCCGCTGGCTGCTCATTCTTTCCAAGGCACACTGATCCATCCCGGATCTACGCTAAGAAAACGCATATGGTTGCGTGAATTTATTCGTTCTCTTTCGGTGGGCCGGGACCGTACGCTACGGTTTCCCACCCTCCAGAAAGATAATCAATGCTTCGCAAAACCTTCATCCGTTCGCTGGCAGCGCTGACCCTGCTGGTGCAGACCTCGGCATTCGCCGCCGACGTCAACCTGCTCAACGTGTCGTACGACCCGACCCGCGAGCTGTACCACGAGTTCGACGCTGCTTTCGCCAGGCACTGGAAAGCCAGGACCGGCGACAACGTCACCGTGAAGCAATCGCACGGCGGTTCGGGCAAGCAGGCGCGTTCGGTGATCGACGGCCTCCAGGCCGACGTCGTCACCCTGGCGCTGGCCTACGATATCGACGCCATCCGCGACAAGGGCCTGATCAATCCGGGCTGGGAAAAGAAGCTGCAATACCATAGCGCGCCGTACACCTCGACCATCGTGTTCCTGGTGCGCAAGGGCAATCCGAAGAAGATCAAGGACTGGAACGACCTGGTCAAGCCGGGCGTCTCGGTGATCACGCCGAATCCGAAGACCTCGGGCGGCGCGCGCTGGAACCACCTCGCGGCCTATGGCTACGCGCTGCGCCAGCCGGGCGGCAATCCGCAGAAGGCGGCCGAGTTCCTGGGCGCCCTGTACAAGAACGTGCCGGTGCTCGATTCCGGCGCGCGCGGTGCGACCACCACCTTCGTCGAGCGCGGCATCGGCGACGTGCTGCTGGCCTGGGAAAACGAGGCGCTGCTGGCGCTGCGCGAACTCGGTCCCGATAAATTCGAGATCGTCGCGCCGTCGCTGAGCATCCTGGCCGAGCCGCCGGTCGCCGTGGTCGACAAGAACGTCGACAAGAAAGGCACCCGCAAGGTGGCCCAGGCCTACCTCGAATACCTTTACAGCGACGAAGGCCAGGACATCATCGCCAGGAACTACTATCGCCCGGCGGTCGACAAGTTCGCCAAGAAATATGCGTCGCAATTCCCGCAGATCAAGCTGTTCCAGATCAGCGAGCTGGGCGGATGGACCGCGGCCCAGAAGAACCACTTCGCCGACGGCGGCATCTTCGACCAGATCTATACCAGGAAGTAGGCCATACACCGCACCATGTCTCCTGGACGCCGTTCCCGCCACTGGTGGGGCGGCGTCTTTTTTTCGCGCATGACGCATCGCCTCACCCGCGCGCCAAGAAATCCCTTGAAATAGCAAACTCGGTCACGAAGTGAACAATTCACTAACTCGTGACCTGCCGCGCATCGCTGTCGCGAACGCGGCGGTCCTTCCCTGCATAACCCGAACACGGAAAGGATCACGCAATGTCAGTCAAACTCCGCAAGATCAACGAGCAAGTCATGGTCATCACCGGCGCCACCAGCGGCATCGGCCTGTCGACCGCGCGCATGGCCGCCGAGCGCGGCGCCCGCCTGGTGCTGGCGGCGCGCGCCGACGACGCACTGGACGAACTGGCCCACGAACTGCGCGCCCGCGGCGCCGATGTCATCGTTGTCACCGCCGACGTCGGCAAGATCGAGGACGTCGAGCGCATCGGCGACGCCGCCATCCGCGAATTCGGCCGCATCGACACCTGGGTCAACAATGCCGGCATCTCGATCTTCGGCCGCATCGAGGACATCGCGCCCGAAGACCACCACCGCCTGTTCCAGACCAACTTCTGGGGCGTCGTGAACGGCTCGCTGGAAGCGGTCAAGCGCATGAAGCTGCGCGGCGGCGGCGCCCTGATCAACCTGGGCAGCGAACTGTCCGACCACGGCATCCCGCTGCAGGGCATGTACGCGGCGTCCAAGCACGCGGTGAAGGGCTTCACCGATTCGCTGCGCATGGAACTGGAAAAAGAAGGCGCGCCGATGTCGATCACCCTGGTCAAGCCGTCGGGCATCGACACCATGTTCGCGGTGCACGCCAAGAACTATATGGAAAAGGAACCGAAGCTGCCATCGCCGGTGTACGCGCCGGAGCTGGTGGCCGACGCCATCCTGTATGCGGCCCAGCATCCGAAGCGCGACGTGTTCGTCGGCGGCGCGGCCAAGATGAACTCATCGGGCGCCCGCTTCCTGCCGCGCGCCTTCGACAAATATGTGACGGCGACCATGTTCAAGGGCCAGAGGTCGGAGGCGCCGGCCGATCCGGGCCGCCGTGACGCCCTGCACAAGCCCGACCACACGCGCGAGCTGCGCGAGCGCCAGGGCATTTACCAGACCCATGAGCGCAGCCCGTACACGGCGGCCCAGCTGCGCTCGAAGCAGATCGCAACCGCCCTGCTGGGCGGCGGCGCCCTGCTAGCGGCCTTCGCCCTGAGTCGGCGGACGGCTCGTTAAGAAATCGGTCTCCTCCTCGGTCAGCGGCAGATCGGGGATGGACTCGATGCGGTCGGTATCGATGTCGGCGCCGTCCCTGGACACGGCGTCGCGGCCGGCCGCGGCGCGCTCGCCGGTGCCGCCCATATCGCTGTCGCCCGAGAAATCGGCGTCGCCCACGTCGGGCCCGGCGGTGTCGCCGGCGTGGCTGGCTTCGAGGTCGGACGTCGTGCCTTCGTCGAAATCGAGCGTCTGTTCAGGGTCGAGATTGCCGGCGAAACCGGGGCCGCCGACGACGTCGCTGCCGGTGTCCGAAATATCGCTCGGGCCAAGCGCGTCGATGCCGTGGCCCTTGCCCAGGTTGCGGTCTGGGCGTTCCGGGAAGTTGTCGGGATCAAGTGTGCTGGTGCCAGTCATAATGCCTCCATAAGTGTTGATGAACCATGGAGACAGAGTACTGAATTTTGCCACTGCCTGTCGCAGCGCAGGCACGGCAGGCGAATTCAGAACGCGCGCCGCATGCCCACGTTGAGCGCGGAACCGTCGCCCCGATTGTCCCCCAGATGCGCGCCGGCCAGGTGCTGGATGCGTGAGTACGCGGCATAGAAATCCAGCCGGCGCGACACCGCATAGCTGGCGCCGACGGCGAGCTGGCGCGCGTCGTTGTTGGCCGGGTCGCGGTCGTTGCGCTGCACGTAGGACGCCAGCAGCGTGGTATGGCGCGACACCGGCACCGCTACCCCCATCAGCACGTCGCGGCTGTCGGTCGAGCGTGTGGCGGCGACGCTGGCGCCATAGGGGTTGTCCGGATTGAACAGCGGCGAATTGCCCCAGCCGCGGTTCGCGCTATAGGCGGCGTAGGCCGTGCCCCAATCGAAGCGCATATTGGCGGCGACGATGGAATTCCTGGCGGCCATCGTGATGTCGATCTCGTTGACCCGCGTGACCTTGGCCACGTTGCGGTTCTGATGGGCGGCGCGGATGTTCAGCGGCCCCAGGTTGACGCCGACCGTCATGCCCCAGGCCCGGCCCGACGGCGAGCCGTCGACATCGCCCTTGCGCCACTTGGCGCCGGTGCTGATGCCGGCCACGCGGCCTTCGTAGCCCACGCTGTCGTCGGCGCGAAAGCCGCGCGGCGCCGACTGGGCCGCCAGGCCGCCCTGGAATGGGTCGCCGACGTCGTTCAGGGTAGTGTAATCGAGGTTGTACTGGCGTCCGATGGTCACGGCGCCCTGGCGTTCGCGCGTGGGCGCGCGCTCGAGGTCGGCTGCGCGCTCGTGCGTGAAGATGGACAGTCCCGACGGCGCCGCATCCGCGCGCGCCGTCAGCTGCAGCTCCGCCAGGCAGTCCGGCCCGCAGACCGCTTCCTGGATCGCTCCGGCGCCGGCCCCTTGCACAGGCGCCGGCTCATTCTGCGCCGAAGCGCACGCCGCGCTCCCTCCGAGCACGGCCAATGCGACGATGGACATTCTCATGGCGTCAATCTCTCCCTGACACCTACTATCCGCCTGTTGTGGCAGCCTGATCTGTCTAATACCTCACATAACCGGGAGTTTCGGCTCGCCTTTCGGTCCGCCTATGCGCCAGCGCATGACCTGATGGTCGCCCTTGATCCGGCGCACGGTTCGGCTACTGCTGTTCACCGTACACCGAATGATGAACCGGCGCAACCTTTACGATGCTTCCAGAAATCTCGGCGTCAACGGCGCAGGGCGGCAAAGGCGGCCGGCTCCCATTCGCGCAGCGCCAGCAGCAGGCCGCTGCCGCGCCGCTGCGCCAGCGGCGCGGCCAGGCTTTCCTCATGCAGCTGGGCGAAACGCGCGCGCATCAGGCGCAGCTCGTGCTGCAGCTTGGCGCGCGCGCTGTCGGTGAGCATGCCGTGGGCAAAATCGAGGGTCTCGCCACTGCCGTCGAAGCCGCCGGCCACGAACTCGGGCATGCCCTGGCCGTTGAAGTAGCGCCGGATCGGGCCGTCGGCCAGCCAGTCGAAGTCGCGTGCGACGTTGACGCGGATGCGGTTGCCGGGCAGGAGCGTGATGAGTTGCAGTCGATCCAGGCGCAGCAGGTATTGCAGGCACTCGGCCTCGCTCAGCCGGTAGACATTGAGCATGTCGAGCATGCGCCAATGGTTCAGCGCGCACACCGCCACCAGCAACAGCTTGTCGTCCTGCACCAGCTCGCCTTCTTGCTCGGCGCTCAGTGTACGCAGGCGGCGCTGGCCGCTCTGGGCTTCCTGCGCGATCTCGGCCAGGGTGAAGCCGAGCAGGCTGCAGATTTCCACGATGCGCTCGAGCGTGAACTGCTCGCTGGCAAACAGGCGCTTGATGCTGGGCTCGGACAGGTCGAGCGCGACGGCGACGTCGCGGTAGGTCAAGCCTTGCAGTTTCAGCTGGCGCTTGATGGTGGCGATGATCTGGCTGATTTGGGTCATGGTGGAAACTCGAGGAACGATCAGGAAACGGTACCGGTCACCGCCGCATGCCAGACCGGCACCGCGGCCAGCCTGACGGCGTTCTTGCCGTCGCGCTTGGCGGCGTACATCGCATGGTCGGCGCGCGCCAGCCAGGCGTCCAGGTCGGGCTTGTCGGTCGGCGCGAACAGCGCCACCCCGATGCTGGCGCCCACCGTGACGTCGGTGGTGAGCAAGGTGTAGGGTTCACGGATGCAGGCGAGCAGCTTGTGCGCGGTATCTTCCGCGTCGCCCGGGCTGGCCAGCATCTCGAGCACCACCACGAATTCGTCGCCGGCCAGGCGCGCCACCAGGTCGGTCATGCGCACGGCCGCAGCCAGGCGCGCGCCGAACTGGCGCAGCAGCTCGTCGCCCTCTTCGTGGCCGTGGGTGTCGTTGACCGCCTTGAATCCGTCCATGTCGATGAACAGCAACGCCGCCGGCATCGCGCTGCGCGAGGCCCGTGCCATGGCCTCGGGCAAGGCCTCCATGAGCGCGCGCCGATTGGGCAAGCCGGTCAGCACGTCGCGCAGCAGCAGCGCATTGAGCTCGGCGGTGCGCTCCGCCACCGCCGTTTCAAGGTGCTCGTTCATCTGCTGCAGTGCGCGCCGGTATTGCGCTTCGCTGCTGACCAGGTCGCGCATCGTGCCCGACAACATGTTCGCTTCATGGAAGCCACGGATCTGCGGAATCGCCGGCAAGTCTTTCCCGCTAGCCGTGGCCTCGGTTACCTTTTCGATCGCCTGGCCCAGCTGGGCCATCGGCTGCGCCAGGCGGCGCGCCAGCAGCGCGGCCGCGATCACCAGCAGCAGGCCCAATAATGTGCTCCAGGCCAGCATGCGACGTTTCAGCTCGCTTGCCCCCTGCAGGGCTCTTTCTTCATCCTGGCGCACCAGCACCGACCACTGCAACGTCGCCGGATTGCGGGCGTTGCCGGTCTGGCTGAAACCGGTGAGATAGGTGCGCCCGCCCGGCCACGCTTCGCGCAGCGCGCCGGTGTCGCCCATATTGGCGCGGCGCAGGCTGGCGGTATCGATCTTTTGCTCCACCAGCTCCTGCGGCCCGAGCATGACGGTGCCGTCCGCGCGCACGACCAGGATCTCGGCGCCGTACTCGCGCAGCGCCGGCGTGAGCAGCATCTGCGCCTGGCGGCGCGCCCATTCCCAGCTCAGGTGCAGGCCCAGCACGGCGAACAGCTCGCCCTCCTGGCTGAACACGGGCGTCGACACGTCGACGAAACGCCAGGGGTCGGGCCTGTGCGGCATCAGCTTCTCCAGCAGCAGCGCCGGATGGTAGTCGCTGGCGCGCACGCCATCGCGGCCGGCCTGGAACCAGGGACGCATGCTGACGTCGTTCCCTTCCAGCAGCCCCATGGTCGAGGCCACCACCGTGCCTGAGTTATCGGCCATGCCGATCCAGGCGTAGTCAGGGAAGGTCTGCTGCAGGCTCTCGAGCGTGACGCGCGCCGCCGCGGGATTGCGCGCCTGGCGCACCGACGGCAAGGCGGCCAGCAGGCGGGCATCGCCGACGGCCTGTTCCACCACGCGATTGAGCGCATCGCGCATCTGCCACGACAGTTGTTGCAGGCGCAGCTCGGCTTCGGCATTCGCCTGGCGTACGGCGAAATGGTTCACCACCGTCAGTTGCAAGGCCACGGTCAATGCCACGGTGATGCACACTGCCAGGGTCATCAGGGTGGACAGGCGAAATTTGCAGAGCAGCCCTTGCATAAGAGATTTGCGTGAACGTAATAACCCGTCATGATAGCAATGAAACTATGGGTGAGTTCATTACTGGAAACAATGCACAAGGGAAATTTATCGGTCGCCGGGGATTTTGGACGGAACGCAACACTTTAACGCAAGCTGAAGTCGTTGTAGCATTTCTTTTAGCAAAAAATTGTATCCATTTCTCGTCATGTTAGTACAAGCGTTTTCGGAAAAATCGACTATGGGGAATAAGACATTCGATCATGTCACTATTCGTTTTTGCCGGCTGGCTCAAGGACGATATCGATGACCACGCATATGGACCGCTTTCAGGAGATGCAGATTTTCACGCGTATCGTGGAGCGGCGCAGTTTTACCGTGGCGGCCGAGGAGCTGTCGCTGCCGCGCGCGACCGTGACGAACGCGATCAAGCGCCTGGAAGCGCGGCTGGCCACCCGCCTGCTGGAACGCACCACGCGGGTGGTCGCGCCGACGCTCGACGGCCAGGCGTATTACGAGCGCTGCGTGCGCCTGCTGGCCGACCTCGGCGAAATGGAAAGCGTCTTCACCCGCGCGACGCCAACCGGCTTGCTGCGCGTGAACCTGCAAGCCACGCTGGCGCGCCGGGTCGTGGCGCCGCGCCTGCCGGCCTTCCTGGCGCGCTATCCGGGCATCGAGCTGCAGATCGGCGAAGGCGA
It includes:
- the cls gene encoding cardiolipin synthase; this encodes MNKKRFAAWCGFIGFVCVVASCKALPDRSTIAGAPDKAVPTVATPRGELKDGQAAALLKRRWARASPDLKQLAVLEEQATGVPLIAGNQVSLLFDGPATMRAMMEAAKNAKTSINLETYIFDHDEIGTQFAEILMQKRRDGVTVNIIVDGVGTLATPKEFFERLQQAGINVLVFNPVNPTKRPGKWALNNRDHRKIMIVDGKVAFTGGINISSTYANSSLFRSNKRAGRVNEEDVGWRDTHIKIEGPAVGALQWAFIDNWVHQDAGELPEIEYFPKLAPVGEKVVRVLATSPDRDSEIYKSLVLAIGEAKKSIHMTAAYFVPDRQIVDSLVAAAKRGVDVQLVLPGVSDHDFIKYAGESFYQELLEGGVRIFQLQVAVLHAKTTVIDGMWSSIGSANIDRRSFIHNYEVNVVVLDPHFGRDMEAAFREDLRHSKEIKLADWKRRPWSDRLREMMSRLTEYWI
- a CDS encoding metallophosphoesterase family protein, producing MRTLVHLSDLHFGRVDQALLGPLRELVERIAADVVVISGDLTQRAKVEEFEEARAFLDSLPGPQIIVPGNHDISLYNVFRRFMRPLARYKRYITDELEPAFIDDEIAVVGVNTARSLTIKDGRISHEQVAGLRERLAGLGPEVTRIVVTHHPFDLPEHFEKRDLVVRAPMAMEVFAETSVDILMAGHMHASHAGSTAARYQIAEYAALVVQAGTATSTRGRGEVNSFNVVRVEPQRVEIDRYGWDAVGGRFALVTTEKFVRAGSIWSPHSDGMLAAGL
- a CDS encoding phosphatase PAP2 family protein; the encoded protein is MPRLHRFAAARFSPEGEYGLHLTVGIAFLLLAMAGFAHLAGALNAGAPITRLDVVVAEWLHAHASQGGLLRDALLVLTHVHSTPGVLAIAFGVGIWLYRRGHRYWVVALVSSVPGGMLLNVALKHTFERARPHFEEPILTLTTYSFPSGHTMAATVLYGVLACYFARHARSWIGRLLPFVLAALMIGLVAFSRMYLGAHYLTDILAALAEGCGWLAICIGGAATLNRRHARAARERGEQGGAPPQEI
- a CDS encoding sulfate ABC transporter substrate-binding protein, which gives rise to MLRKTFIRSLAALTLLVQTSAFAADVNLLNVSYDPTRELYHEFDAAFARHWKARTGDNVTVKQSHGGSGKQARSVIDGLQADVVTLALAYDIDAIRDKGLINPGWEKKLQYHSAPYTSTIVFLVRKGNPKKIKDWNDLVKPGVSVITPNPKTSGGARWNHLAAYGYALRQPGGNPQKAAEFLGALYKNVPVLDSGARGATTTFVERGIGDVLLAWENEALLALRELGPDKFEIVAPSLSILAEPPVAVVDKNVDKKGTRKVAQAYLEYLYSDEGQDIIARNYYRPAVDKFAKKYASQFPQIKLFQISELGGWTAAQKNHFADGGIFDQIYTRK
- a CDS encoding SDR family oxidoreductase, which codes for MSVKLRKINEQVMVITGATSGIGLSTARMAAERGARLVLAARADDALDELAHELRARGADVIVVTADVGKIEDVERIGDAAIREFGRIDTWVNNAGISIFGRIEDIAPEDHHRLFQTNFWGVVNGSLEAVKRMKLRGGGALINLGSELSDHGIPLQGMYAASKHAVKGFTDSLRMELEKEGAPMSITLVKPSGIDTMFAVHAKNYMEKEPKLPSPVYAPELVADAILYAAQHPKRDVFVGGAAKMNSSGARFLPRAFDKYVTATMFKGQRSEAPADPGRRDALHKPDHTRELRERQGIYQTHERSPYTAAQLRSKQIATALLGGGALLAAFALSRRTAR
- a CDS encoding porin, translating into MRMSIVALAVLGGSAACASAQNEPAPVQGAGAGAIQEAVCGPDCLAELQLTARADAAPSGLSIFTHERAADLERAPTRERQGAVTIGRQYNLDYTTLNDVGDPFQGGLAAQSAPRGFRADDSVGYEGRVAGISTGAKWRKGDVDGSPSGRAWGMTVGVNLGPLNIRAAHQNRNVAKVTRVNEIDITMAARNSIVAANMRFDWGTAYAAYSANRGWGNSPLFNPDNPYGASVAATRSTDSRDVLMGVAVPVSRHTTLLASYVQRNDRDPANNDARQLAVGASYAVSRRLDFYAAYSRIQHLAGAHLGDNRGDGSALNVGMRRAF
- a CDS encoding helix-turn-helix domain-containing protein, with the protein product MTQISQIIATIKRQLKLQGLTYRDVAVALDLSEPSIKRLFASEQFTLERIVEICSLLGFTLAEIAQEAQSGQRRLRTLSAEQEGELVQDDKLLLVAVCALNHWRMLDMLNVYRLSEAECLQYLLRLDRLQLITLLPGNRIRVNVARDFDWLADGPIRRYFNGQGMPEFVAGGFDGSGETLDFAHGMLTDSARAKLQHELRLMRARFAQLHEESLAAPLAQRRGSGLLLALREWEPAAFAALRR
- a CDS encoding sensor domain-containing diguanylate cyclase; protein product: MQGLLCKFRLSTLMTLAVCITVALTVALQLTVVNHFAVRQANAEAELRLQQLSWQMRDALNRVVEQAVGDARLLAALPSVRQARNPAAARVTLESLQQTFPDYAWIGMADNSGTVVASTMGLLEGNDVSMRPWFQAGRDGVRASDYHPALLLEKLMPHRPDPWRFVDVSTPVFSQEGELFAVLGLHLSWEWARRQAQMLLTPALREYGAEILVVRADGTVMLGPQELVEQKIDTASLRRANMGDTGALREAWPGGRTYLTGFSQTGNARNPATLQWSVLVRQDEERALQGASELKRRMLAWSTLLGLLLVIAAALLARRLAQPMAQLGQAIEKVTEATASGKDLPAIPQIRGFHEANMLSGTMRDLVSSEAQYRRALQQMNEHLETAVAERTAELNALLLRDVLTGLPNRRALMEALPEAMARASRSAMPAALLFIDMDGFKAVNDTHGHEEGDELLRQFGARLAAAVRMTDLVARLAGDEFVVVLEMLASPGDAEDTAHKLLACIREPYTLLTTDVTVGASIGVALFAPTDKPDLDAWLARADHAMYAAKRDGKNAVRLAAVPVWHAAVTGTVS